One window of the Allosaccharopolyspora coralli genome contains the following:
- a CDS encoding serine/threonine-protein kinase, with protein sequence MSDTSSPDPTGRRSEPTDPGSAATQDSTAAEGAGRLIGGRYRLGPRIGGGAMGVVWSGTDELLRRPVAVKEVLLPPGLPDREADELQERTLREARAIAVVSHPNVLVLYDVARENSVPFVVMEMLPSQSLATVLREHGALDETQLATIADSVAAALQAAHRGGIIHRDVKPGNVLISDDGRIKLSDFGISRNVADSTITRTGIMLGTPAFLAPEVATGDQLTEAADRWGLGATLFAAAEGHPPYDTDDDPLTTVTAIVHDPVPATTYPGPVGEVISGLLAKDPAARMPLDEVRRRLGPLLPPDETRPFALMRTQEPMTPGAPVAVPGRGEGRKQDPEPREAEPVPLAADPGPLPFEPRAPTRGRGRQVLAVIATALAALLLFTAAAVGGFAASRTLAGEPLLPTPPPAPAPPPPPEVRLAPVTETARHESDSDAGTFTARVPEGWTQFKGQRDDAPADSMTVHFVSPDGREEIAVERFGGYFTDGYDIDDYRDVLQERAAGANGDVEVISDAAVGDADPTSGENEHRVVFETVQRALGQDSNAELRRLTSLQLIPRDGDLWTIRLTVPADSADADGRAPDLFGAVVDSFEPQS encoded by the coding sequence GTGTCCGACACGTCCTCACCAGATCCTACTGGGCGCCGATCCGAACCCACCGATCCCGGGTCGGCCGCCACGCAGGACAGCACGGCCGCGGAGGGCGCAGGCAGGCTGATCGGCGGACGTTACCGGCTCGGCCCGCGCATCGGCGGTGGTGCGATGGGCGTCGTGTGGTCGGGTACCGACGAGCTGTTGCGCCGCCCGGTCGCGGTCAAAGAGGTGCTGCTGCCACCGGGCCTGCCGGACCGCGAGGCCGACGAGCTGCAGGAACGGACTCTGCGCGAGGCGCGCGCCATCGCCGTGGTCAGCCATCCGAACGTCCTCGTCCTCTACGACGTCGCACGGGAGAACAGCGTGCCGTTCGTCGTGATGGAGATGCTGCCGTCGCAGAGTCTGGCGACGGTGCTCCGCGAGCACGGCGCGCTCGACGAGACCCAGCTGGCCACGATCGCCGACTCGGTCGCGGCCGCGCTGCAGGCGGCACACCGCGGCGGGATCATTCACCGCGACGTCAAACCCGGCAACGTGCTGATCAGCGACGACGGCCGGATCAAGCTCAGCGATTTCGGGATCTCCCGCAACGTCGCGGACTCCACGATCACCCGCACCGGCATCATGCTCGGCACGCCGGCGTTCCTCGCGCCGGAGGTCGCCACCGGCGACCAGCTCACCGAGGCCGCCGACCGGTGGGGGCTCGGGGCCACCCTGTTCGCCGCCGCCGAGGGCCACCCGCCGTACGACACCGACGACGACCCGCTGACGACGGTGACGGCGATCGTGCACGACCCGGTTCCGGCGACGACGTACCCCGGTCCCGTCGGCGAGGTGATCAGCGGCCTGCTGGCGAAGGACCCGGCGGCACGGATGCCGTTGGACGAGGTACGCAGGCGACTCGGACCGCTGTTGCCTCCGGACGAAACACGTCCGTTCGCGCTCATGCGCACCCAAGAACCGATGACGCCCGGCGCACCCGTAGCGGTGCCCGGTCGCGGTGAGGGGCGCAAGCAGGACCCCGAGCCCCGTGAGGCGGAGCCGGTTCCGCTGGCAGCCGACCCGGGCCCGCTGCCGTTCGAACCGCGCGCACCCACGCGCGGGCGGGGTCGGCAGGTGCTGGCGGTGATCGCGACGGCGCTCGCCGCGCTGCTGCTGTTCACGGCAGCCGCCGTGGGCGGGTTCGCGGCCAGCCGCACGCTCGCCGGGGAGCCGTTGCTGCCCACACCACCTCCGGCACCGGCTCCGCCGCCACCACCCGAGGTACGACTCGCGCCGGTCACCGAGACCGCCCGCCACGAGTCCGACAGCGATGCGGGCACGTTCACCGCACGAGTCCCGGAGGGCTGGACACAATTCAAGGGACAACGCGACGACGCCCCTGCGGACAGCATGACGGTGCACTTCGTCTCCCCGGACGGCCGCGAGGAGATCGCCGTCGAACGGTTCGGCGGCTACTTCACCGACGGGTACGACATCGACGACTACCGGGACGTGTTGCAGGAACGCGCCGCGGGCGCGAACGGCGACGTCGAGGTCATCTCGGACGCGGCGGTCGGCGACGCCGACCCGACCAGTGGGGAGAACGAGCACCGGGTGGTGTTCGAGACGGTGCAGCGTGCCCTCGGCCAGGACTCGAACGCCGAGCTGCGCAGGCTGACGTCGCTGCAGCTCATCCCGCGCGACGGTGACCTGTGGACGATCCGGCTCACGGTCCCCGCCGACTCCGCGGACGCCGACGGGCGGGCTCCGGACCTGTTCGGCGCGGTCGTCGACAGCTTCGAGCCGCAGAGCTGA
- a CDS encoding purine-nucleoside phosphorylase — translation MTPSTTSPQDPNALAEAAATSLAERTGVRKHDLAVVLGSGWQPAAEEFGTPDSEVDMADLAGFEAPSAIGHSGKIWSMTMADKKVLVLLGRTHGYEGRGLDPVVHGVRTIAAAGCGSVVLTNAAGGLREGMSVGQPVLISDHLNMTTRSPLVGANFVDLTDLYSPRLRAIAKDIDSSLEEGVYAAMPGPHFETPAEIRMLRTLGADLVGMSTVPEAIAARAEGTEVFGLSLVTNLAAGVTGEPLNHQEVLDAGKAAATRMGTLLKELVERS, via the coding sequence GTGACGCCTTCGACGACTTCTCCGCAGGACCCGAACGCACTCGCCGAAGCCGCCGCCACGTCGCTGGCCGAGCGGACCGGGGTGCGCAAGCACGACCTGGCAGTGGTCCTCGGCTCCGGCTGGCAGCCGGCCGCCGAGGAGTTCGGCACCCCCGACAGCGAGGTCGACATGGCCGACCTCGCCGGATTCGAGGCACCGAGCGCGATCGGCCACAGCGGCAAGATCTGGTCGATGACCATGGCGGACAAGAAGGTCCTCGTGCTGCTCGGACGCACCCACGGCTACGAGGGCCGCGGACTCGACCCGGTGGTGCACGGAGTGCGCACGATCGCCGCCGCCGGGTGCGGGTCCGTAGTGCTCACCAACGCGGCGGGTGGTCTCCGTGAAGGCATGTCCGTCGGACAGCCAGTGCTGATCAGCGATCACCTGAACATGACCACGCGTTCGCCGTTGGTCGGCGCCAACTTCGTGGACCTCACCGACCTGTACTCGCCGCGGCTGCGCGCGATCGCCAAGGACATCGACTCCTCCCTAGAGGAAGGCGTGTACGCGGCCATGCCGGGGCCGCACTTCGAAACCCCAGCCGAGATCCGCATGCTGCGCACACTCGGCGCGGACCTCGTGGGCATGTCGACGGTGCCCGAGGCGATCGCCGCCCGGGCGGAAGGCACCGAGGTGTTCGGGCTGTCGCTGGTGACGAACCTGGCGGCGGGCGTCACCGGAGAGCCGCTGAACCACCAGGAAGTACTCGATGCGGGCAAGGCCGCCGCCACCCGCATGGGCACGCTGCTCAAGGAACTCGTGGAGCGGTCGTGA
- a CDS encoding phospho-sugar mutase, translated as MTTLDPAVRDAAYRWIGDDVSTDAKAELHAVLGEAQAGSTDAIADLTDRMAGPLAFGTAGLRGPVRAGPNGMNRAVVVRTTAGLASWLQAQGRGGGVVVVGRDARHGSADFAEDTAGVLAAAGFDVRMLPEPLPTPVLAFAVRALDAVAGVQVTASHNPPQDNGYKVYLDAGAQLVSPADREIEAAIEAVGAANTVPSSASWTVHHAAVTDYLDRIEQLPHGSARELRVAATALHGVGAETLVAALKRAGFHDVHLVASQADPDPDFPTVGFPNPEEPGATDELLALASEVGADLAVALDPDADRCALGIPGHDRRWRMLRGDETGVLLGDHVLSGVDRSMHPDPLVATTLVSSTMLGSVAAAYDVRYAETLTGFKWLMRAGDGAGTGLVYAYEEALGHCVDPDHVRDKDGISAAVLACDLAASSGRTLAGLLDALAVEHGVHLTDQVSLRVTDLDVIDRTTGKLRADPPTRLAGTPVTTRDLLPANDILVYEGEGLRVVVRPSGTEPKLKCYLEVRADVDEYGLDSATRTATDRLTTLRQELATLLAP; from the coding sequence GTGACGACGCTCGACCCGGCGGTCCGCGACGCGGCGTACCGGTGGATCGGCGACGACGTGTCCACGGATGCGAAGGCCGAGCTGCACGCCGTGCTGGGCGAGGCCCAGGCCGGCTCGACCGACGCGATCGCCGACCTCACGGACCGGATGGCCGGTCCACTGGCGTTCGGCACCGCAGGCCTGCGCGGTCCCGTGCGCGCGGGGCCGAACGGCATGAACCGCGCCGTCGTCGTGCGGACGACGGCGGGACTGGCGTCGTGGTTGCAGGCTCAGGGCCGCGGCGGCGGGGTCGTCGTGGTCGGTCGCGACGCGCGACACGGCTCCGCCGACTTCGCCGAGGACACGGCAGGAGTGCTCGCCGCGGCCGGATTCGACGTGCGGATGCTCCCGGAGCCGCTGCCGACCCCGGTGCTCGCCTTCGCCGTCCGCGCCCTGGACGCCGTGGCCGGAGTGCAAGTCACGGCCTCGCACAACCCCCCGCAGGACAACGGCTACAAGGTCTACCTCGACGCGGGAGCCCAGCTCGTCTCTCCCGCCGACCGCGAGATCGAAGCCGCCATCGAAGCCGTGGGAGCGGCGAACACCGTGCCGAGCTCGGCGTCGTGGACCGTGCACCACGCCGCCGTGACCGACTACCTCGACCGCATCGAACAGCTGCCGCACGGTTCCGCCCGTGAACTCCGGGTGGCGGCCACGGCGCTGCACGGCGTCGGAGCCGAGACGCTGGTCGCCGCGCTGAAGCGGGCCGGATTCCACGACGTGCACCTCGTCGCCTCGCAAGCCGACCCGGATCCCGACTTCCCGACGGTCGGATTCCCCAACCCGGAAGAGCCGGGAGCCACCGACGAACTGCTGGCGTTGGCCTCGGAGGTCGGCGCGGACCTGGCGGTCGCGCTGGACCCCGACGCCGATCGGTGCGCGCTCGGGATCCCGGGCCACGACCGACGGTGGCGGATGCTGCGCGGCGACGAGACCGGCGTCCTGCTCGGCGACCACGTGCTCTCCGGGGTGGACCGTTCGATGCACCCGGATCCGTTGGTGGCGACCACGCTCGTCTCGTCGACGATGCTGGGGTCGGTCGCGGCGGCCTACGACGTCCGGTACGCCGAGACGCTCACCGGGTTCAAATGGCTGATGCGCGCCGGCGACGGCGCGGGCACCGGCCTCGTCTACGCCTACGAGGAAGCGCTCGGCCACTGCGTCGACCCCGACCACGTCCGGGACAAGGACGGCATCTCGGCGGCGGTGCTGGCCTGTGACCTCGCGGCCTCGAGCGGACGCACCCTCGCCGGGCTGCTGGACGCGCTCGCGGTCGAACACGGCGTGCACCTCACGGACCAGGTGTCGCTGCGGGTCACCGACCTCGACGTCATCGACCGCACCACCGGCAAGCTCCGCGCGGACCCGCCGACCCGTCTCGCCGGAACGCCCGTCACGACGCGCGACTTGTTACCCGCCAACGACATCCTCGTCTACGAGGGCGAGGGCCTGCGGGTCGTCGTCCGGCCGTCCGGCACGGAACCGAAACTCAAGTGCTATCTGGAGGTCCGGGCCGACGTCGACGAGTACGGCCTCGACTCCGCCACCCGCACGGCCACCGACCGCCTCACCACCCTCCGCCAAGAACTCGCCACCCTCCTCGCCCCCTGA
- a CDS encoding flavodoxin family protein, producing MPTLLIVHHTPSPGTQALFEKVVEGATTDEIEDVTVVRKPALAATVPDVLDADGYLLGTPANLGYISGALKHFFDTVYYPCLDATAGRPYGCWIHGNEGTEGAERAITSITGALGWTPISRTVELRGEPDKADLDAAWELGATAAASLMP from the coding sequence GTGCCGACATTGCTGATCGTTCACCACACCCCGTCACCGGGAACGCAGGCGTTGTTCGAGAAGGTCGTCGAGGGCGCCACGACCGACGAGATCGAGGACGTCACGGTGGTGCGCAAGCCCGCGCTGGCGGCGACCGTGCCGGACGTGCTCGACGCCGACGGTTACCTGCTCGGCACTCCGGCGAATCTCGGCTACATCTCCGGCGCACTCAAGCACTTCTTCGACACCGTGTACTACCCGTGCTTGGATGCGACCGCCGGCCGCCCGTACGGATGTTGGATTCACGGCAACGAGGGAACCGAAGGCGCGGAGCGGGCGATCACGTCGATCACCGGCGCACTCGGCTGGACACCGATCTCACGGACCGTGGAACTGCGCGGCGAACCGGACAAGGCGGACCTCGACGCGGCGTGGGAACTCGGCGCCACGGCCGCGGCCTCCCTGATGCCCTGA
- a CDS encoding glycosyltransferase: MPAAWQSVGVVPSLAATRNLLLGAVASASVVRGLLTVRRARTAVPLSRFTPESRLPARVSVVIPARNEEAVLDECLRGARDQNYGRTAPSAVRIVVVDDGSTDGTSRIAERHAAQDSRVQIVRVDGPPPGWTGKVHAMHVGVQAVGEPEAGEWLLFVDADTVLGPELLGRLLDTADSVDADLVSTPGGPPTSHSSAWPLLMPPGLQMIAENASPDGRGRKAFAIGHCILMRRSHYEKVGGWEALAERRNEDVAIATSVRDHGGTVRTVDGLDHVTTSGMDPFRQGWGSFRKSFVAGTRASVPVLIGGGLGQIALSLAAPAAVVVGLRRRRGLLAAAGIAGWVAQGAAHERTARFMRAEPSLAPLAPLTNALFGGVLLDGAIRVVRGQTAWKGRRTRT, from the coding sequence ATGCCCGCTGCGTGGCAGTCTGTGGGTGTGGTGCCCTCGCTAGCCGCAACGCGGAACCTCCTGCTCGGCGCGGTCGCTTCGGCGTCCGTCGTGCGCGGGCTGTTGACCGTACGTCGCGCGCGGACGGCGGTGCCGCTGTCCCGCTTCACCCCCGAGTCGAGACTTCCCGCGCGCGTCTCCGTCGTGATCCCCGCACGCAACGAGGAAGCCGTCCTCGACGAATGCCTGCGCGGCGCGCGCGACCAGAACTACGGACGAACGGCACCGTCGGCGGTGCGCATCGTCGTCGTCGACGACGGCTCCACCGACGGCACCAGCCGGATCGCCGAACGGCACGCCGCGCAGGATTCGCGGGTGCAGATCGTGCGCGTCGACGGCCCCCCGCCGGGATGGACGGGCAAAGTCCACGCGATGCACGTCGGCGTGCAGGCCGTGGGCGAGCCGGAAGCGGGCGAGTGGCTGTTGTTCGTCGACGCCGACACCGTCCTCGGACCCGAACTGCTCGGCAGACTCCTGGACACCGCTGACTCCGTCGATGCCGACCTGGTGTCCACACCGGGCGGACCACCGACGAGCCACTCGTCGGCCTGGCCGCTGCTCATGCCGCCGGGACTGCAGATGATCGCGGAGAACGCCTCCCCGGACGGGCGAGGCCGCAAAGCGTTCGCGATCGGCCACTGCATTCTCATGCGCCGCTCGCACTACGAGAAGGTCGGCGGGTGGGAGGCACTCGCCGAGCGTCGCAACGAAGACGTCGCCATCGCCACCTCCGTGCGCGACCACGGCGGCACCGTACGCACGGTCGACGGGCTCGATCACGTCACCACCAGCGGCATGGACCCGTTCCGGCAGGGGTGGGGATCGTTCCGGAAGAGTTTCGTCGCCGGGACCCGAGCCTCGGTGCCGGTACTGATCGGCGGCGGTCTCGGTCAGATCGCGCTGTCGCTCGCGGCGCCCGCGGCCGTGGTCGTCGGCCTCCGCCGACGGCGAGGTCTTCTCGCTGCTGCCGGCATCGCCGGGTGGGTCGCGCAGGGCGCCGCCCACGAGAGGACTGCGCGGTTCATGCGCGCCGAACCTAGTCTCGCGCCGCTCGCGCCGCTGACGAACGCGCTGTTCGGGGGCGTGCTTCTGGACGGCGCGATCCGCGTGGTGCGCGGACAGACGGCGTGGAAAGGTCGCCGCACCCGCACGTAA
- a CDS encoding type II toxin-antitoxin system death-on-curing family toxin gives MSGESADTVYLDTADLLLLATAVTSGDLLIRDSGLLDCAAYRPRAVVLGVTAYETVWLKAAALLDSVVRTRPLGEGNWRLGWVAAVTLCDMNGWWIDADEDDALALVREVGRGRGELPEIADRLKTWATPKR, from the coding sequence GTGAGCGGCGAGTCCGCCGACACCGTCTATCTCGACACCGCCGACCTTCTGTTGCTGGCGACTGCCGTGACCAGCGGTGATCTGTTGATTCGGGACAGTGGACTGCTCGACTGCGCCGCGTACCGTCCTCGGGCCGTCGTGCTCGGCGTGACCGCGTACGAGACGGTGTGGCTCAAGGCGGCCGCGTTGCTCGACTCCGTCGTGCGCACCCGGCCGCTGGGGGAGGGGAACTGGCGTCTCGGATGGGTCGCGGCGGTGACGCTGTGCGACATGAACGGCTGGTGGATCGACGCCGACGAGGACGACGCGCTCGCTCTGGTGCGTGAGGTCGGCCGCGGCCGTGGGGAGTTGCCCGAGATCGCGGATCGACTGAAAACCTGGGCGACACCCAAACGGTGA
- a CDS encoding ribbon-helix-helix domain-containing protein, with protein sequence MAMTLRLTDEESRRLAALAVAEGRSQHEVVRSALAERWARQQKDQQLDEVLRRVVPRYQGLLDKLGPT encoded by the coding sequence ATGGCCATGACGCTTCGACTCACCGACGAGGAGAGCCGACGGCTTGCCGCTCTGGCCGTCGCCGAAGGACGATCCCAGCACGAGGTTGTCCGCAGCGCGCTGGCGGAGCGCTGGGCGCGGCAGCAGAAGGACCAGCAACTCGACGAGGTGCTGCGTCGCGTCGTGCCGCGGTATCAAGGCCTGCTGGACAAGCTCGGGCCGACGTGA
- a CDS encoding TetR/AcrR family transcriptional regulator → MARPKVHDEALRIRLLERAGQLLSDHGPEGLGLRRLASESGTSTTAVYSLFGGKPGLVRELYIEGFRRLGDRMERVPKTDNVLDDLQALGNAYRSSAQDNRNFYSIMFDRAVPDFQPDEEARAWARRSMRPLRHTVERGAAEGLFVGVAPEEIVVSAWGLVHGLVSLELSGSVPPDVDTDALYERALVNGMAGWLN, encoded by the coding sequence ATGGCACGTCCCAAGGTGCACGACGAGGCACTGCGCATCCGCTTGCTGGAGCGCGCGGGGCAGCTCTTGTCCGACCACGGCCCCGAAGGGCTCGGGCTGCGCAGGCTCGCCTCGGAGTCCGGTACGTCGACGACTGCGGTGTACTCGTTGTTCGGCGGCAAACCAGGGTTGGTGCGCGAGCTCTACATCGAGGGATTCCGGCGCCTCGGCGACCGAATGGAGCGGGTGCCGAAGACCGACAACGTGCTCGACGACCTGCAGGCACTCGGAAACGCCTACCGCAGCAGCGCGCAGGACAACCGGAACTTCTACTCGATCATGTTCGATCGGGCCGTCCCGGACTTCCAGCCGGACGAGGAGGCCCGAGCGTGGGCGCGGCGCAGCATGCGCCCCCTGCGCCACACCGTCGAACGCGGCGCCGCCGAGGGCCTGTTCGTCGGCGTGGCTCCTGAGGAGATCGTGGTGTCCGCCTGGGGTCTCGTCCACGGCCTGGTGTCCCTGGAACTCAGCGGCTCGGTCCCACCGGACGTGGACACCGACGCGCTCTACGAACGAGCCCTGGTCAACGGGATGGCCGGCTGGCTCAACTGA
- the kynU gene encoding kynureninase: MTPTLDDARDLDARDRLASLRTRFLPAHDDGLVAYLDGNSLGRPPRATADRLADFVDQQWGTRLIRGWNEGWLELPERIGDRIGEVCLGAAPGQVAVGDSTTVCLYKVIRAAVSARPGRREIVTDRDNFPTDRYVVEGIAGELGLTVRWIDVDPDRGATPEQVSTVVGEDTAVVTLSHVAYRTGFVADMAAITRIAHEAGALVVWDLCHSVGCLPVELDGLDVDFAVGCTYKYLNAGPGAPAFLYVRREHQDLRQPLQGWLGRLDAFDMAQGYEPANGVRSFLSGTPPVLAMLGVAEGVELVAEAGIGRIREKAAALTAFAVALADDRLAPLGLGLASPRDPAERGGHVTLRRDDAVELTAKLTEAGVLVDYRAPDGIRLGLSPLTTSFEELWNAVDVIHATAS, encoded by the coding sequence GTGACACCCACTCTCGACGACGCCCGCGACCTCGACGCCCGGGACCGGCTCGCGTCGCTCCGAACGAGGTTCCTGCCCGCCCACGACGACGGCCTCGTCGCCTACCTGGACGGCAACTCCCTCGGCAGGCCTCCCCGGGCGACCGCCGACCGTCTCGCCGACTTCGTCGATCAGCAATGGGGCACCCGGCTCATCCGCGGCTGGAACGAGGGATGGCTGGAGTTGCCGGAACGGATCGGGGACCGCATCGGCGAGGTCTGTCTCGGCGCCGCGCCCGGCCAGGTGGCCGTCGGCGACTCCACCACGGTGTGCCTGTACAAGGTGATCCGTGCGGCGGTGAGCGCCCGGCCCGGCCGCCGCGAGATCGTGACCGACCGGGACAACTTCCCGACCGATCGCTACGTCGTCGAAGGCATCGCCGGCGAACTCGGGCTCACGGTGCGCTGGATCGACGTGGATCCCGATCGTGGAGCCACGCCCGAACAGGTGTCCACTGTGGTTGGCGAGGACACGGCCGTGGTGACGCTGAGCCATGTGGCCTACCGCACCGGTTTCGTCGCCGACATGGCCGCGATCACCCGCATCGCCCACGAGGCGGGGGCGCTCGTCGTCTGGGACCTCTGCCACAGCGTCGGCTGCCTGCCGGTCGAACTCGACGGCCTCGACGTCGACTTCGCTGTCGGCTGCACGTACAAGTACCTCAACGCGGGTCCCGGAGCGCCCGCCTTCCTGTACGTGCGCCGCGAACACCAGGACCTCCGGCAGCCGCTGCAAGGGTGGCTCGGACGCCTCGACGCCTTCGACATGGCGCAGGGATACGAACCGGCGAACGGCGTGCGATCCTTCCTGTCCGGGACACCGCCGGTGCTCGCGATGCTCGGTGTCGCCGAGGGTGTCGAGCTCGTCGCGGAGGCGGGGATCGGGCGAATCCGGGAGAAGGCCGCCGCGCTCACCGCTTTCGCCGTCGCGCTCGCCGACGATCGGCTGGCGCCGCTCGGTCTCGGGCTGGCCTCACCGCGAGACCCTGCCGAGCGCGGCGGCCACGTCACGTTGCGGCGGGACGACGCCGTCGAGCTCACCGCGAAGTTGACCGAGGCCGGTGTGCTCGTGGACTACCGGGCGCCGGACGGGATCCGCCTCGGCCTGTCGCCGCTGACGACGTCGTTCGAGGAACTCTGGAACGCCGTCGACGTCATCCACGCGACCGCCTCCTAA
- a CDS encoding amidohydrolase family protein yields MTELVLTADAGWFGGDTLSGPVAVAVADGMITWAGAPAEGPAAPAHHVDGVLLPGLVDHHVHTDLVEYTALPSAGVTTAVDLGAVATRVFRLAAESCLPGFDGPRVLAAGPFLTAPGGYPTDREWALDGMAWEIGSPESASRAVRALAPHRPVTVKVALNSEAGPVFDDATLRALVATAHRSGLTVTAHTEGAGQTSRAVAAGVDVLAHTPWSERLGDELLGRMARQVAVVSTLDIHGRGVDSPQRETAVSNLRRFHALGGRVRYGTDLGNGPLPLGVNGSELDALRAAELTPAEIVRALCRETGGVRIPADLVAVPEDPLTAPEVLARARTVVHRGTVLPSTTPEGTP; encoded by the coding sequence GTGACCGAGCTGGTGCTCACCGCTGACGCCGGATGGTTCGGTGGCGACACGCTCTCCGGTCCGGTGGCGGTCGCCGTCGCGGACGGAATGATCACATGGGCAGGTGCTCCTGCGGAGGGGCCCGCCGCGCCTGCGCACCACGTCGACGGGGTCCTGCTGCCGGGGCTGGTGGATCACCACGTGCACACCGATCTCGTCGAGTACACAGCGTTGCCGTCGGCCGGAGTCACCACGGCGGTCGATCTGGGCGCGGTCGCGACTCGGGTGTTCCGACTCGCGGCCGAGTCGTGCCTGCCTGGCTTCGACGGGCCGCGCGTGCTCGCTGCCGGGCCGTTCCTCACCGCGCCCGGCGGGTATCCGACGGACCGGGAGTGGGCACTGGACGGGATGGCGTGGGAGATCGGGTCACCCGAGTCGGCCTCTCGCGCGGTGCGGGCACTTGCGCCGCACCGGCCGGTGACGGTGAAGGTGGCGCTGAACTCCGAGGCCGGGCCGGTTTTCGATGACGCCACGCTGCGCGCGCTGGTGGCGACGGCGCACCGGAGCGGCCTCACGGTCACCGCGCACACCGAGGGCGCCGGGCAGACCTCCCGGGCCGTCGCGGCGGGCGTCGACGTGCTCGCCCACACTCCGTGGAGCGAACGACTCGGCGACGAGTTGCTCGGCCGGATGGCCCGGCAAGTCGCTGTCGTGTCTACACTGGACATTCACGGTCGTGGCGTGGACTCGCCGCAGCGGGAGACCGCCGTGAGCAACCTGCGCCGCTTCCACGCACTGGGAGGACGTGTCCGCTACGGCACGGACCTCGGCAACGGCCCGTTGCCACTCGGCGTCAACGGCAGCGAGCTCGACGCCCTCCGCGCCGCCGAACTCACCCCCGCCGAGATCGTCCGGGCCCTCTGTCGGGAAACGGGAGGTGTGCGCATTCCTGCCGACCTCGTCGCGGTGCCGGAAGATCCCCTGACAGCGCCCGAGGTGCTGGCTCGGGCACGCACCGTCGTGCACCGTGGCACCGTCCTGCCGTCCACCACACCGGAGGGAACGCCGTGA
- a CDS encoding tryptophan 2,3-dioxygenase, which yields MSTASNQRPIEDGVHRNLADRMTYAGYLHLDELLSCQQPVSSTGHHDEMLFIIQHQTTELWMKLLIHELHAANSYIARDDLAPALKSLARVKHIQKQMFEQWAVLATLTPVEYVKFRDDLGPSSGFQSVQYRTIEFLLGNKNVAMIEVFAHDPQAQATLRETLHAPSLYDEFLRYLARRGHAVPAELVDRDVAQPYVANEHLLPVLKQIYDNAEQHWSEYEMCEELVDIEESFQLWRFRHMKTVERIIGHKRGTGGSSGVRFLKAALELTFFPELLQVRTEVGT from the coding sequence ATGAGTACTGCGTCGAACCAGCGGCCCATCGAGGACGGAGTCCACCGGAACCTGGCCGACCGGATGACCTACGCCGGCTACCTGCACCTTGACGAGTTGCTGTCCTGCCAGCAACCGGTCAGCAGTACCGGGCACCACGACGAGATGCTGTTCATCATCCAGCACCAGACCACCGAGCTCTGGATGAAGCTGCTGATCCACGAGCTGCACGCGGCGAACTCCTACATCGCCCGGGACGATCTCGCGCCCGCGCTCAAGTCGCTCGCCAGGGTCAAGCACATCCAGAAGCAGATGTTCGAGCAGTGGGCCGTGCTGGCCACCCTCACCCCCGTCGAGTACGTCAAGTTCCGCGACGACCTCGGGCCGTCGTCCGGGTTCCAGTCCGTGCAGTACCGCACCATCGAGTTCCTGCTGGGCAACAAGAACGTCGCGATGATCGAGGTGTTCGCCCACGATCCGCAGGCGCAGGCGACGCTGCGGGAAACCCTGCACGCCCCGAGTCTCTACGACGAGTTCCTGCGCTATCTCGCCCGCCGTGGTCACGCCGTGCCCGCCGAGCTCGTCGACCGCGACGTGGCTCAGCCCTACGTCGCCAACGAGCACCTGCTGCCGGTGCTCAAGCAGATCTACGACAACGCCGAGCAGCACTGGTCGGAGTACGAGATGTGCGAGGAACTCGTCGACATCGAGGAGAGTTTCCAGCTGTGGCGCTTCCGCCACATGAAGACCGTCGAGCGGATCATCGGCCACAAGCGGGGAACCGGCGGTTCCAGCGGTGTGCGGTTCCTCAAGGCCGCGTTGGAACTCACGTTCTTCCCCGAGCTCCTGCAGGTGCGGACCGAGGTGGGGACGTGA